The Gardnerella leopoldii genomic interval GATGAAAATATCAAAATTTTGATGATTACTCATAAGGTTCTTGCCACACAGCAAGGATATGAGCGTCTATTAGCCATTATTGATGATGGACTCCGAGATAAACAAGATCCATTTTTGCTATTCTTCATGAATACCGTTGAACCGATATATGAAGCACTCAGCACATCAAATATGCAACTTCTGTTTGATACGCTTGGAATCAGACGATATCCTATCACGAAAAAAGCTGATAAGATGAAATGGAAAGAGTTTGAGTCGCAGCTAAAGAAAGCTCGTAATGGCAGAGCCATTGATGTTATCAACACTATCGTAGAGACAAAGCTAGTGCCTATTCCATCATTGGTTGATGGATACTACCATCTATATTTCGATGCCCCTGATACAATCTATGGATTGGATGCAACAATCCAGGATGTTTTAGATTTAGATTACAGTCAATTTAAGGCGGCCATTGAATTTCTGTACCCTGAATCAGAGTTTTCGACAGAACATGGTGTTAAGGGCGAAGAATACGATAATGTTGTCTTCGTTATCAGTAAGGGATGGAACCAATATCAATTTGAGACTTATGCACCTATGATAACTGGGAAAGTTCCAATACCAGTAGGTAAAGAGGCATCATATGAACGAAATAGAAATTTGTTTTATGTATGCTGCTCAAGACCAAAGAAAAGATTATTTTTATTTGTTTCAATACCTCTTAATTCCACTTTTAGAAATTTTCTAATCGATATAGTTGGATTAGAAAATATTTATACATTTAATGAATATTTAGATAATAAAGCCAAATAAAATGTTGGTTTGAACAAATCTGAAAAGAAAGTTGTTTCTTTACTTATTGAAGATTCAGCTTCCACTTCAGATGAGCGAGCAATTTAAATTGGTTTAACAAAAAGAACCATAGAGCGAACATTTATTTCTTACAAAATGAAAAAGTCATCGAAAGAATCGGAACAAAACGTGATAGAAGATGGTTTGCAATAAAATAGGAAAATAATCCTCATAGATATATTTTATCTTGATGTTTACATGTGGGAGTTTGGACAAAAGTTCGTATGTCGAGAGTGTCGTATTGATGTCAAAGGCTGACTAGGTGGGTGCAAATTTGCCCTTATGCAGCAAGGCTTAGCGAGGACTATCGTTAAAAGGTTTAATGCGTGGCGGCTTTAAGCTGGGTTCTCGCGGTTTTTGAGCGTGATTTTGCTGTATGAGGGAAGATATCAACGCTCTAGGGTCGAGTGCACAGGATGTTAATGTACTTCGCTTGCGTTGAAAGCACACTGTGCTTTCAACTTTGAGCAAGCTCAGCGAATCGAAGTGCATTCGCGCGCATTATGCAGCTCGAAATCATCGACTCGCACGCAGGTTAGCTGCGCTCACGTCTTCGCCACGCAGAAGCAGTGCTTTTGCCTTGAGTGGCTCAGCGCTCTGAATTACCTTTTCGCGCTACGCTCTAAGCGAAAAGGTAGGCTTTGCAGGTCAGACAGACTCTGACAAGTTCTAAAAATGCTCTCGAATGTGGGAGCATTATTCTTGGTGGTTTTCTATCCACTGATAAAGATCGCTTTCATTGGCTTGATTAGATGCGACTTTGAGGATGATATCGATCAAATCTTCATCATTGTAAGAAAGCGTGATGCCATTTAGAGCTAGAAAGATTAGCATGGTGTGGGTGCCAATACGCTTATTGCCATCAATAAAAGGGTGGTTTTTGATCAAACCAAAGGTTAGTCATGTGGATTTATCCAGTAGTGAAGGAAAAGTTCACTTTTATCAAAAGTCTGTAGTGGAGTCTTTAATGCAGAATCAAGCATTCCCTCATCACGAATACCTGAGGAACCACCGCTTGTTTCAATCAGAGCCTGGTGAAGTTTAATCACCTGTTCTCGTGTTAAATACTTCATTTAGCTAATTCCTCATAGACTTTTGTATTCTTTTTGATGAACATATCCGATAAAGCCATGACCTCATCATCAGCTGGAGCAGAAACCTCATCGGCTTTAGGGAACTCTAAAATCACATAGCGCGGAGAGTTGTTTTTTAGTATTACAGCCGAGCCGTATTTATCGACAAGACGAGCAACCTTTGAGAAGTTTTGATTGGCTTCAGAAATTGAAATCAGCGTATCTGTATTTACATTCATAACGATAGCCTCCTTTTAAGGGGATTGTGCCCTATATTTTAGGATAAATAAATCCTAAGTATTTCAAATCTACGTCATAACTATTAACTCAGAAAAGATGTGACAGGTGTCAATCGGAACTCATGGTTTGCCGATTGAAGCTGTATAAATACAACAGTCTTAGGTTGAGTATTAGACGGCAACGCTAGCAAAAAATACTTGACTATGACGTTGCGTAATACTTTATTCTAGTGATAAGGAAGGAGGTGAGATAGTGGAAACAGTGAATGAAGTCAGCAAGATGGCAGGAATTAGTATTCGTACTCTTCAGTATTACGACAAAATCGGTTTGTTAAAACCGTCCGCTTATTCGGAGTCAGGATATAGGTTGTATGGTGATGAGGATCTAAAGGTACTACAATCCATTTTGCTGTTTAAAGCTTTGGAATTTCCGCTCAAAGAAATTAAAGAAATAATAACCAGTGAGCATTTCGACAAAGATTTAGCGCTGGAACAACAAATCAAATTATTAATCCTGAAAAAAGAGCATTTGGAAAATTTAATTCTTTTTGCAAAGGGATTAAAAGCATTAGGAGGTAACTATATGAACTTTACAGCATTTGACACAAGCAAAATTGATGAGTATGCCAAACAGGCGAAAGAGTATTGGGGAGATACACCGGAATTCAAGGAATTTGAAGCTAAAGAAAAAAGGAGAAACAGCGAGAAAACAAAAATGCTCCATCAACAACTCATGCTGATTTTTGCAGAATTTGGCAAGGTAAAATCACAACCCAGCGATTCAGTTGAAGTTCAGGCTTTGGTAAAGAAACTGCAGGACTTTATTACAGCTAATTTCTATAAGTGCTCGAATGAGATTTTATCCGGACTTGGGAAGATGTATGCTTCCGGTGGTGATTTTACGAAAAATATAGATGCGTTTGCAGGCGAAGGGACATCAGTATTTGTCAACAAGGCAATCGAATATTATTGCAAGTAAGTTTTATAATCGAGTTATCGATTAAAAACACCTAATTAACTAATGTAGTGCTCCCAAAAGTTGGACCAAAAATCTAACTTTTGGGATCATTACAAAAAGGTACTTTAATTTTCTACCAGAATAAAAAATTGTTTTGTAGAAAATAGATTCTCAAACTTTTTAACGATAGCTTTTCCTATCGTTAAAAAGTGCACCCAATATCCATAGTGTGCACTAAAGAGTGTAGTTTTGCAATACAGAATATCTAGGCGTAACTTTATACATTTTTGACTTAACTACACACAAACATTTTTCCATGTAATTGTGGATAAAAGGTGCTAGAAGATTCTATTACATAAGCAGGTAGCTCAAATTAATTTAATGAATTACGCTTGCACTGAGCCTCTAGTAACGCTTTTTCTAATTCCATATCGACAGCAAAAATGTAGAGTCCATTAACTCCGCGTTTAAGCAGCACATTAAGCTCATTTCTAAGATTATCAATTGAATAATCTAGCGCAATTCTCTTATTTGCTGATAAATCTTTAATGTGCCTTTTATTAGTTGCTTTATCGTTTCGACTATTTTCTGGGCAAAAAACAACTTTACCATTACGATATTGCACTGATGGACCAATTATTACACCAGCATAATTTAAATCAAATCCTTGAATAGTAAATGTAGATCCAATCTCATTTATAGTATGAGACTGTTCTGCCCATGATTTTTTTGATTCTTTTATTGAATGTGAATGCTTCGCGTGGTTTTGCGATGACAATTGATAATTCCAAGGATGGCTAAAAACCTTACCTTCTTTTTCCAAAATTTCCAACTCGTAACTACTAGCATTAGCATATTGACCAAGTCCAATATGCCATTTTCCATTGTTATCGCAATACAAATCTACATTCCAAGTACCATTTACCGAATTAGGATTATTCTTATTGCTCTTATACTCCCAATCGTATGTTGCAACAAGACGTGATAATCCGTGTCCATCACACCCCGAAGCTTTTTCTTCAGATTTAGACTTAATAGCATTAAATAGCTTAATGGGCGAATCAAATACTTTGAAATCAAAAGGCTTATTGTCAGTATTTGAATCTTCTTTTTTTGTTTCATAATTACGACATACTGGAAGAGTATCAATGCAACCATTGTATACAAAATTTTTAATCCATTCGAGAACATTTTCATTAGCTCTCATACGCATCTGATTTTCAAGAATGAAACGACGGACACTCACACTTATTGAATCATTTAATAATAATTCTTCACAATCATCATCATTATTTTTGAAAGAATTCTTATCCTTGTAATCTGTTCCCAATAATTTTTCTAAATCTTCGGAATTCCAACGCTGGTTGCTTTGTAAAATTTGATTAGGATCAAAAGCTGCAATAACAACTCGAGACCTACATAAAATATCAGACAACATATTTGAACCAGAGTAAGCCTGATTAGCTTGTGTATTCAGCAAATGAGCCTCATCAATAAGAGCTACATCACAGCAACGTTTTGGTCTGTCAATAATGCCACGTCCTTGTTCTGTTTGTTCGCTAAAACGATTAATAAACTGGGAAGGCAGCATAACAAGTTCATCATTATTTTTTTGTAAACGTAATTTTGTTGCTATTTGATTGTATACATTCACTTGTTCTTTATGATTTACAATTATGCAAGCAGTTTTCCTACTATTAATAGTTGAAAATTGCTTATATTCATAATCATAATCTTCTTCGTCGTTTCTTTCTTCAATATCCTCATAATTGTATTGGAGTGATTGGTTTTTTATTTTGCTTAGCTTGTTACAAATTTTATAGAACAAATCACTAAGTAAAACTGTTTTTCCGGTACCAGCATCACCCTCTAATAAAATAAGCGTAGACGAATTAGAGGCATTCACTTAGTGATTTAATTCCTAAAAAATTATCGGCGTAATCGGTATTACTACTGCTACGCCGATTTTACTTATAGGGATGAGCATTTGCCTTGAATGAATAACAAAGGAGACTTTTTTAATCTGCTATATATTCCGGTACTATCGGTTCTTTATATCGTTGATATACTCACAGAATCGTGATAATATTTAATTATTAAAATAAGGAGGGAATTATGGCTGTTAGTTATAAAAAACTATTACATCGCATGATTGAAGAAGATATTTCCAATCAGGACTTAATGAGAATGAGCAATATTTCCGCCAACATTATTACAAAACTACGCACCGGGCAATATATATCACTAGAGAAAGTGGAAGATATCTGCACGGCTTTACACTGCACACCCAATGATATTTTGGAATTTATAGCGGAGGATGAGAAGTAATGGGGAATCTATCGCAAGAAAAGCGCGAGCGCATGCTGGCATTCTTAAATAAAGTTAAAGAAGAACATAAAGACGATGATGAAATGCTTATTGCTCTTGATGAGATTGAGAATGAGCTCAACTCGAAAAAATATGGTCTTGTGTGGGAGAAACACGAAGAAGAAGTTGACCGTATGATGCAAGACAATATTCCCGTGTTCACTGAAGTAAAAGAGCGTGAAATTAAAGCGACTGATGAAAACGCTTATAACTTTCTATTGGAAGGTGATAATCTGCATAGTTTGAAGTTGCTTGAGAAAACGCATGCAGGAAAGATTGATGTGATCTATATCGACCCACCTTATAATACAGGAAGTAAAGATTTTACTTATAACGATGTATTGGTTGACGAGAACGATGGGTATAGGCATAGTAAGTGGCTCTCTTTTATGAGTGAAAGACTTCAATACGCAAAGAAGTTATTAACTGATAGCGGTATGATAATGATATCTATTAATGACATAGAGCTTTACTCATTAAAATTGCTATGTGATTCTATCTATGGAGAGTCCAATTTATTAGCTAACATGATATGGCAATCCACTCCTGGATCCAATACAGGGCTTGACATAAAAACAGTAACAGAATACGTGCTATGCTATGCCAAAAACAAGATGGAATGTACTACAGCCTCTAGACCTATTGAAGATGACCAAAAATACAAATTTAGAGACAATTATGTTGAAAAAAGAGGGAAATATCTTCTTAATAAGTTGGATCGAAGAATGACGGGGCAACACTATTCTGAATCATTAAATTATGCAATAAAGACTCCTGACGGTAGGCTCGTATTTCCTGGTGGTGAAGAAGAAAAACAAAAACACTGGAATTGGAGATGGTCAGAAAGTAAGGTTGCGTGGGGGGTAAAAAATAACTTTATAGAGTTTAAGCAATCTAAAAACGGTAAATGGGCTATATATTTCAAACAGTACTTTAAAGTGAATAATAATGATGAAGTAATTGAACGCTCTTTACCTTATCAAAATTTGATTAAGGATTTAAATGGAGCAAATTCAGCTCGCGGCACTCAGGAAATTATGAGTATTTTTGATAAGAAGGCGTTTGATTATCCCAAACCATTAAATTTAATAAAATATTTATTAAGAATTCACGCAAATCAGAATGCCACCGTCCTCGACTTCTTCGCAGGCAGTGGCACTACCGCTCAAGCTGTTCTTGAGCTTAACAAGGAAGATGGTGGGAATCGTAAGTTTATTCTTTGCACGAATAACGAGAATAATATTTGTGAAGAAGTTACTTATGAGCGTATTAAGCGTGTGATTCATGGATATGCAGATGTAGAAGGCATCCCTGCAAACCTCAAATACTTCAAGACTGACTTTATTCCCAAAGATGCAGATGATGTGAGTGAAGAACTCCTTTCTCACATCAAAGAGATGGTAGAACTTGAAAATGGTATTACATTGGATAACAAGCACTATCTCATTGTTTTAACCGATGAACAAGCTGACGAGCTTGCTAAGAACTGGTCTAATTATGAGGATGTAAAAGCGATTTATGTTTCTCATAACGTTCTCTTTACGTCTGAGCAGAATGCTCTCTTTAGTAACACGGATATTCATATTATTCCTGATTACTACTTCGAGTATGAGCTGAAGGAGGTTGGTGAAGCATGGTAAATCCTGGACTTACAATCAATTTATTTGAATTTCAAGAAAAAGCCGTAATCCGTTTAATAGATTTAACTACTAAGCCGGATGCTAAAGAAACTGTAGTCATGAAAGCTCCTACTGGCTCGGGTAAAACAATTATTCTTATTGACTATGTTGATAAATATTTAAG includes:
- a CDS encoding type II toxin-antitoxin system death-on-curing family toxin gives rise to the protein MIKNHPFIDGNKRIGTHTMLIFLALNGITLSYNDEDLIDIILKVASNQANESDLYQWIENHQE
- a CDS encoding Fic family protein, which translates into the protein MKYLTREQVIKLHQALIETSGGSSGIRDEGMLDSALKTPLQTFDKSELFLHYWINPHD
- a CDS encoding prevent-host-death protein, translated to MNVNTDTLISISEANQNFSKVARLVDKYGSAVILKNNSPRYVILEFPKADEVSAPADDEVMALSDMFIKKNTKVYEELAK
- a CDS encoding MerR family transcriptional regulator — translated: METVNEVSKMAGISIRTLQYYDKIGLLKPSAYSESGYRLYGDEDLKVLQSILLFKALEFPLKEIKEIITSEHFDKDLALEQQIKLLILKKEHLENLILFAKGLKALGGNYMNFTAFDTSKIDEYAKQAKEYWGDTPEFKEFEAKEKRRNSEKTKMLHQQLMLIFAEFGKVKSQPSDSVEVQALVKKLQDFITANFYKCSNEILSGLGKMYASGGDFTKNIDAFAGEGTSVFVNKAIEYYCK
- a CDS encoding helix-turn-helix domain-containing protein; amino-acid sequence: MAVSYKKLLHRMIEEDISNQDLMRMSNISANIITKLRTGQYISLEKVEDICTALHCTPNDILEFIAEDEK
- a CDS encoding site-specific DNA-methyltransferase, which codes for MGNLSQEKRERMLAFLNKVKEEHKDDDEMLIALDEIENELNSKKYGLVWEKHEEEVDRMMQDNIPVFTEVKEREIKATDENAYNFLLEGDNLHSLKLLEKTHAGKIDVIYIDPPYNTGSKDFTYNDVLVDENDGYRHSKWLSFMSERLQYAKKLLTDSGMIMISINDIELYSLKLLCDSIYGESNLLANMIWQSTPGSNTGLDIKTVTEYVLCYAKNKMECTTASRPIEDDQKYKFRDNYVEKRGKYLLNKLDRRMTGQHYSESLNYAIKTPDGRLVFPGGEEEKQKHWNWRWSESKVAWGVKNNFIEFKQSKNGKWAIYFKQYFKVNNNDEVIERSLPYQNLIKDLNGANSARGTQEIMSIFDKKAFDYPKPLNLIKYLLRIHANQNATVLDFFAGSGTTAQAVLELNKEDGGNRKFILCTNNENNICEEVTYERIKRVIHGYADVEGIPANLKYFKTDFIPKDADDVSEELLSHIKEMVELENGITLDNKHYLIVLTDEQADELAKNWSNYEDVKAIYVSHNVLFTSEQNALFSNTDIHIIPDYYFEYELKEVGEAW